One window from the genome of Rhea pennata isolate bPtePen1 chromosome 16, bPtePen1.pri, whole genome shotgun sequence encodes:
- the GDF5 gene encoding growth/differentiation factor 5: MKILHFLTLLLWHLTWLSLDLVPGVLSNSEAGQSNPGSKLGLLKAEGKERNPSARTGTLRTGNHGYSTGTSKARTKSSAVQAGALLAKNDESKKVLSRTATTEAKVGHLPGRPSGVRTVTPKVQNLSSKASLKKTGTSNADTGSYKTKKTKEPVTQRETKETFRHPPITPHEYMLSLYRTLSDAERKGVNGSVKLEAGLANTITSFIDKGQDERAPTIRKQKYIFDISALEKDGLLGAELRILRKKPSDAWKSHSSGKTSQVKLFSCSTNRQAATLLDSRTVSITDTPKWEVFDIWKLFRNFKNLVNLCFELETFDRGRAVDLRSVGFNRTGRQVNEKALFLVFGRTKKRDLFFNEIKARSGQDDKTVYEYLFNQRRKRRAPLATRQGKRPSKNLKARCNRKALHVNFKDMGWDDWIIAPLEYEAYHCEGLCEFPLRSHLEPTNHAVIQTLMNSMDPESTPPTCCVPTRLSPISILFIDSANNVVYKQYEDMVVESCGCR; encoded by the exons ATGAAAATCCTGCATTTTCTCACTTTACTGCTTTGGCATTTGACTTGGCTGTCTCTGGATCTAGTTCCTGGAGTGCTGAGTAATTCTGAAGCAGGCCAGAGTAATCCAGGATCTAAACTAGGTTTgttaaaagcagaaggaaaagagaggaatcCCTCAGCAAGAACAGGTACGCTGCGGACTGGAAACCATGGATATAGTACTGGGACTTCAAAGGCTAGGACTAAAAGCAGTGCTGTTCAGGCTGGAGCTCTCCTGGCCAAGAATGATGAATCAAAGAAGGTTCTCTCAAGAACAGCAACCACGGAGGCAAAGGTAGGACATCTCCCAGGCAGACCTTCTGGAGTAAGGACAGTGACTCCAAAGGTTCAAAATCTTAGCAGCAAAGCGTCTTTGAAAAAAACTGGCACAAGCAATGCTGATACTGGTTcttacaaaaccaaaaagactAAAGAGCCTGTAACCCAAAGGGAAACTAAGGAAACTTTCAGACATCCCCCTATAACGCCACATGAATACATGCTCTCTTTGTACAGGACTCTCTcagatgcagaaagaaaaggtgttAATGGAAGTGTAAAACTGGAGGCTGGACTTGCCAATACAATAACCAGCTTTATAGACAAAGGACAAG aTGAGCGAGCGCCAAccataagaaaacaaaaatatatttttgacatCAGTGCATTAGAAAAAGATGGcttgctgggagcagagctTCGAATATTAAGGAAAAAGCCTTCTGATGCCTGGAAGTCTCATTCTTCTGGAAAAACTTCCCAAGTGAAATTATTTAGTTGCTCCACAAACAGACAAGCAGCTACGCTCCTGGATTCTCGTACTGTCAGTATCACAGATACACCAAAATGGGAAGTGTTTGACATCTGGAAACTTTTTAGGAACTTTAAAAACTTGGTTAACTTGTGTTTTGAACTGGAAACTTTTGACAGAGGGAGAGCTGTTGATCTGAGGAGTGTGGGATTTAACAGAACAGGAAGACAGGTCAATGAAAAGGCTCTTTTCTTGGTATTTGggaggacaaaaaaaagagacttaTTCTTCAACGAAATCAAAGCTAGATCAGGCCAAGATGACAAAACTGTTTATGAATACTTATTCAATCAGAGGCGGAAGAGAAGAGCTCCTCTAGCAACACGGCAAGGGAAGAGGCCTAGCAAGAATCTGAAGGCAAGGTGTAACAGAAAAGCCCTGCATGTGAATTTTAAGGATATGGGCTGGGATGACTGGATAATAGCCCCTCTAGAATATGAAGCATATCACTGCGAAGGGCTTTGTGAATTCCCCCTTCGATCCCATCTGGAGCCAACCAATCACGCAGTTATCCAAACTTTAATGAACTCAATGGACCCAGAATCTACACCCCCAACTTGCTGTGTCCCCACCAGGCTGAGTCCCATTAGCATCCTTTTCATTGACTCTGCAAACAACGTAGTCTACAAGCAATATGAGGACATGGTAGTAGAGTCGTGCGGTTGTAGGTAG